GCCGGGCAGTTGCGGCGCGGGAGCGTTGGTGAAGGTGATTCTGGAGACAAGATCCGGATACTTGTCGCGAAACGCCTCGAAACCCTTTTGCGTGAGCGCCAGATTGCCCGCAACGTCGACTACGTTCAGCGCGACCGGCGCGGCGCTCGCGGTGCTTGCCACGCTTACCCATATTCCCCACACGGCGGCACATGCCACGCGCCCGAGCGTGCGTTGCCGGAATCCCCTGCGACTGAAGGCCATGCTGTCTCCTTTTGGTTGAATTCTCGTAAGTCATCATATGACTTGGATTCGCAATTTGCAATTGGGAGACGCGCCAAATCGCCTCAGAGATTTCCCTAACAAACGACGAAACCCTTGTTTTCTCGGACGTTTTACCAAGGATTCATCAGGACGCCGATCATTTCTCAGGGATTTCACCGATAGAGAGATGCTCAGTGCGTCACCTACACTACGGCCAGTCATACGATGACGTAAAAGCAACACGAACCGCGATATAGACGACGCAGATAACGTCGCCACCAACGCCACATTCCTGGTGGAGACCGAGGAAAAGTTGCCGTGAAAATCCAGCGCATCACGATCACCCCAATTGCCTTTCGCGACCCGCCGCTGCTCAACGCTGCGGGGATTCACGAGCCGTACGCCCTGCGCTCGATCATCGAGATCGAGACAGACAACGGGCATGTCGGACTGGGAGAAACGTATGGCGACGCCCCGGTGCTCGCCCTGCTCGAGAACACTCGGCCGCACCTGATCGGCATGGACCCGTTCGACACCAATGGGCTGAGGGCGCGTGTCGCGGCCGTGGTACGTGATGGCGTGAGCGGCGAGCGTGTGGAGTACGAACTTGCGCCCGGCACGGACCCGCGCAAGGACGCCGAGAAAATCTACTCCGCGTTCGAAGTGCCGTTTCTCGATTTGCAGGCGCGGCATCTCGGCATTCCGCTCGTCGAATTGCTGGGCGGCGCCGTGCGCGACGAAGTGCAGTACAGCGCGTATCTGTTCTTCAAGTACGCGCAGCACATCGATTCGCCATATGCCCCCGACAGTTGGGGAGAGGCGTTGAACGCGGCGCAGCTCGTCGGGCAGGCGCGCTTCATGATCGACACTTATGGCTTCGGCAGCATCAAGCTCAAAGCCGGGGTGCTCGACCCGATGGAAGAAGTGAAGTGCCTCAAGGCGCTCAGGCAGGCGTTCCCGGACAAGCCGCTGCGCATCGATCCGAACGGTAACTGGTCGCTCGCTACCGCCATTGCGATGGGGCGCGAGTTGGCTGGCGATCTCGAATACTACGAAGACCCGACGCCCACGCTCGAAGGCATGGCGGAACTGCATCGTGCGACGGGCATGCCGCTTGCCACGAACATGGTCGTCACCGACCTGAGGCAATTCCGCGAGAACGTGCGCCTGAACGGCGCGCAGATCATCCTCTCGGATCACCACTACTGGGGCGGTCTGCGCGACACGCAACTGCTCGCACGCATGTGCGAGACGTTCGACATCGGCTTGTCGATGCATTCCAACTCCCACCTCGGCATCAGTCTGATGGCCATGACGCATCTGGCCGCGAGCGTGCCTCGCCTGTCGTACGCCTGCGACACGCACTACCCCTGGCAGGAGGCCGACGAGGAAGTCGTACGCGGGGGAAAGATCGCCATTCGCAACGGTGCGGTTGCCGTCACGAAAGCGCCGGGGCTCGGGCTCGAAATCGATCGCGATCAATTGGCCAAGTTGCACGAGCAATATCTGCGCTGCGGGTTGCGCACGCGCAACGACGCCGTGCAGATGCGCAAGTACCGGCCCGGCTGG
This is a stretch of genomic DNA from Pandoraea faecigallinarum. It encodes these proteins:
- a CDS encoding glucarate dehydratase family protein encodes the protein MKIQRITITPIAFRDPPLLNAAGIHEPYALRSIIEIETDNGHVGLGETYGDAPVLALLENTRPHLIGMDPFDTNGLRARVAAVVRDGVSGERVEYELAPGTDPRKDAEKIYSAFEVPFLDLQARHLGIPLVELLGGAVRDEVQYSAYLFFKYAQHIDSPYAPDSWGEALNAAQLVGQARFMIDTYGFGSIKLKAGVLDPMEEVKCLKALRQAFPDKPLRIDPNGNWSLATAIAMGRELAGDLEYYEDPTPTLEGMAELHRATGMPLATNMVVTDLRQFRENVRLNGAQIILSDHHYWGGLRDTQLLARMCETFDIGLSMHSNSHLGISLMAMTHLAASVPRLSYACDTHYPWQEADEEVVRGGKIAIRNGAVAVTKAPGLGLEIDRDQLAKLHEQYLRCGLRTRNDAVQMRKYRPGWSGKAPRF